GATGCCTACATGTTAATTAAGGAGAACAAATCTTTGATCAAGGATATGAAGGCAAACAAAAGCGTCAGTGATGAGCTGGATACTTTCTTGTCCCAGTCGCCTCccacttttcaaaaacagaACCAATCAAGTCAACAACGAGAACTAGATCACGAAACTGCCAAGCACGCAAGAAGGATGGCAAGCGCTACCACTCAACAAAGAACATATCACCAATCACCCTTCATGGATCAgtataaagaagaagattccACAGTTTCCATTTTACCTACATCTTTACCTCAGATTCACAGAGCTAATATGTTAGCTCAAGGTTCGCCAGCTGCGTCCAAGATATCTCCCTTAGTAACGAAAAAGTCGAAGACAAGATGGCACTTTGGTATACGATCTCGCTCGTACCCATTAGACGTGATGGGTGAAATTTATATTGctctgaaaaatttgggTGCTGAATGGGCCAAGCCTTCTGAAGAAGATTTATGGACTATCAAATTGAGATGGAAATATGATATTGGGAATAAGACCAACAGTAATGAGAAAATTCCTGATTTAATGAAGATGGTAATTCAATTATTCCAAATAGAAACCAATAATTATTTGGtagatttcaaatttgacGGTTGGGAAAGTAGCTATGGAGATGATACTGCTGTTTCCAATATgtctgaagatgaaatgaGTACTTTTTCAGCCTACCCATTTTTACATCTAACTACAAAGCTAATTATGGAATTAGCTGTCAATAGCCAAAGTAATTAATAGTGGAATAGGGATCAATAATATGGAAGTTCCCTTTTTCATACATCGTATTATTTTTGcaattttttataatatcTCTTTGTATAAAGCAAACAAACCTTAACTAAATAAACCTGAACATAATGTATTTATTGTGATGTTTTTCCATCAAAgcattgatttcttttgagaGAAGCGGGCTCCACAtcacaagaaaaattaaaaacgTTATTCTTTATAAAAATAGAGATGAGCATGAATATTAACCTCTTCATAGATACTAAACCTCAACAACTGTACAAATAATCCGAGCATGAATAAAGATCAGATAGAGAAATATCAAGAACGAAGCCTGCGAAAAAAGTACAATATGCTACATATGCTACCAACACTAAGCTCCAAAGCGTTATCTGGCCTATACTATAAGAATTTCCATAATTCCGTGAAGCGATATCAAATCACTTTGCCTGAACAACTAAGAAACGGGAAATTTTGCTCTTATTGTGGATCCACTTATGTTCCGAATTTTAATGCAACGCTTCAGATAACAATTAGAGCAGAGCAAGATGCCTTATCAAAACCCGGTAATAAAAATATGGAAGCGCCCAAAAAATGCGTTACTGTTGACTGCTTAAATTGTGGAAAGTCAACTCTATTTGAGTGGGAACCTAGCATGATTGACCTAGCAATAGAGCAAGATACTACTATTACGACTAACAGCACAACCAATAGAAAAGTTGCGCCGGCAGTAGAAATGCCTCGAAAGGGTAAGGTTAATAGCGGTAAAGACAGGtccaagaaaagaaagttaaaTTCACTCACAAatcttttatcaaaaaggaatcaggagaaaaaaatggaaaaaaaaaaaagttcattaCTGTCATTAGAAAGTTTTATGAAAAGCTAGTTTTATGATCGGGAAACATACTGTATAATATATCACAAGTTTATATAGTTGTATTAAGAGTGTCTGTGAGCTCTTCAATTGACGGGTAAGATATATTAGCATCAGCACTGTCCATATTAgcaatattttcatcatcgtcatgGTCATCGTCGCTACTATGAGTTAAACCACCGCTCATTGAACCCTTCGTCACACCATGCACACCTTGCCTGTATGTTTCTTCTCTCAAAGGATTAATTACTTCTTCCTCGCCAAGATTTGCAGAGATACTGGAATCTAGCTTTTTTCGGACACAACTATTGGTCCACATTCGCCTTCTATATGAACCTCTTTGCCCATCGAGATTGAGGTCATATACCCATTTGGTTTCAGAATCTATCTCCACATACTGAATAAACTCGTCCTCCACCCATTCTTTTGGATCTAAATCAAGCACCCAATGAGAACTTGCTTCCCATTCCCAGTCTTTAGGTGgctttatttcttctaacGACTTCACTGAATTTTCCTCGATAGGtctttgatatattctCAGATTAGAGAAGAGAGAGTAGTCATCACCAGAAAATCCGACCGAACGCCACTCTTTGTTTTCAGGAAGATACTTTTGAATCTCAAAGATCACAACTAATCGATGTTCCCTGGCCTCAATGAGCTTCAAATGTTGTAAAATCTTAGTTTCAACGTTGGTGGTTATAGTCAGAGTTTTTAATCGTGTTTCTTCTGAATTTAATTTAGTTAGCAGATATTCGCGATTAGATGGATATGAGGCAATAATAAAACACCAACCAAACAATATTAAAACGGGTTTGATTGGAATAAGCTTAATGAATTTATCCATATACAGAAAGTTCAGCGTAGCTATTATCAGCAatacaataaaataaaacgACGAAATTGCCTCATTGGTGAAGAACGCAAATTTCTGTAATAAGAGTAGTGTAAAATCGTAGAATTTCACATATAGTAGCATATGGTTCTGTAAATCCGTAAGGTTTAGGACAAATTCTTGACTCAGTTCAGGAACTGGTTTGGGCACCTCAGGTCTTCGCAAAGGTGGGCCCTGCGCGGGTGTTTGGTTATTGTCCAAATAGGGTGTCGGGTTTGGCTTATGGATGTAGAGGTATTGCGGGACCATAACGCCGAATAATAGATAAAAAATAGGGATAGAGGAAAGCATTTGGAATGGTTTTAAGACAATAAACGTGTACAAGAACATGATAGATACCGTGTACGCTGGATTTGCCCAATTTAAGATCTTTATAAGTTCATCCATAATCATGAATGGTACCCCTAACCTCGAATTCATCTGTATAAAATTCCTACTAGTAATCTGTACAGATAATTTAGGCCTCTCTTTACCAGCAACCATACGATGATGAATCGTATCAACCGCCGTTTTGGAAGAGGGCGGTAATGCCATCTTGATTATCTTCTCTACGAGCGTATCCGTCATcatcttttgaatattcGACGTCGACGGAAAACCCCCACCACCAGCATTTTGACCACTGGCAGATGACACACTACCACGCATAGAATCACTCGTTTTAGTGACATTAGATATACCCTCCTTATTTGCTTGGCTTTTCCCCTCTACGCCACTATGCACTTTCTTTCCCTTAAGTGTTGATTTAGTTGCAACGCCAGCATTATTGGTATCATTCCAGAAAAAATTCGTAACAGAGTCCATCTAGACGTGTGCACACAATATGAAACTACAACTTTTCTACCTATTTCAGAGGGAATTCGTTACTGTCTCCTAAACAGTAATTAAACCAAAATACGCACATTAGTCCTCGTTAttatttctcaaaattaGATCACGAAGAAGGGGTAACCCCGAAGCTTGTCATCTTCACCATAAGAACAATATCAGACAATGAAATAAGAATTGAACATACTGATAGTTTTTCCAACACTACCGTGATGATCGCTACAACGTCATTATAGAGGCAACCAAAACGTGCGTTATGATGATATCGGACATTAGAGTCTATACATACAACACGGACGCATAAAATGTGATATGTCACAGCGTTCATCACCCGGCGCACACGTCTAttaaattatcaacaatcaCATAATGAGCCAGATCAAATAAACAGTATATGTACGACCTTTTCAATTAAGGGTTGTTAAATCTGGTTTTCAGTTTAGTTGTTTGCAGAGGTACTTGAGTACTATCGTGAGGTTTGTAGAATTATTAAAGCAAAGAGCGGCAGAAATGAATAAACAGGAAGAAGATAGGCCACAGCGAGAGCAAATTTCAACGGTCCAGGAAAATGATCCCGGGAAGCTGCAACAACTAGGAATGTTGTTAGTATCCCCAGGATTAGATGAGGAGAGATTGAGTGAGAAAATGATTTCGAAGATTAAAAAATCCAAGGATATTGAGCGGAACCAAAAACTACTGATATCTAAGCTGTCTCAAAAAGAGGAGGATCATACTGGTAAGCCTCCTACTATTACCATTTCTTCAGCAGAAAAAACTGTACCTTTCAAACCGCCGAATCATTCtttgaagaggaagaggattCCTCCGGCATTGAACTTTTCCGACATACAATCACCTTCCCAATTGCATGCGTCTAAAAGTGCTCCGCCAAACATAACAAGGTTCCCACGACATAAAAGCAATCTTAGAGTCAGATATATGGGTAGACTGGCTCCTTCTGTCCAAGATTATTCTTCTCCAATAACGAATTCATGTATGACAGCAACCTACCCTTATCCTTATACTGGACTGCCGTCAGTACCATATTACCCATATATTTCAACGCCAACACACTCCCACCCCTACGAAGGCTATTATTCGATGTATCCCAATACTTTATATAATGGAACAGTAACATCGGCAGATCATCAAGCAAAGCGGAAGAAAGCCACAGGGAGGTCTGCACACTTGGACGATCTGACTTCCAGAAAAAGGGGCTTTATTTCTAGACGTCACCACAGCGGCGACTCTATCACCAGTAAAATTGATAGAGACACAGAATGTCCTGTTACCAGACATTCATTAAGCGAGGACGCTTCGCTTAACGACGATGCAGATGATTACAAcgacaaagaaagaagcatAATTGGAGAAATTTCTCTGTATGAtgatgttttcaaatttgaagtttGCAACGACAAAGATGATTATATGAAAGCGTGTGAGAAAATATGGAACGAATGGCATAACTTGAAGAGATGAGAAGACTTTTCCTTCTCGGCGTGATATAATGCACTTGGAGCCATCGTACACTGTAAAACGATATACTGTTTACATATGGTTATGCGGTAAATATACGTATTCGCGTAGATTTTAAGTAGTAAATAATATATGAGAAAGCAACAGAGAACACAATGGAATCAATTGGACAATTCATGATAGTATTCATCATAATGAGGCACCTCATTGGCTACTTCTGCAGAATCAAAATCTGATGAGTGTTTGGTGTCACTAATCAAATCAGTGACTTTACTCAAGTTTAGTTCCAAGTAGTTTTCTAAGAAATGGCCAATTTCGATATTTTCATGATTACCTTGTAAACTCTCCAATATATATGACCATGTAGTTTTCTTATTGGTGTATGCATAAATGTTAACATCGACTGCACTGTGGCCATGTGTAGTCCAGCCAATTTGAGCCCTAAATGAAACCATGTCATTCAATTTGTCCTGAACAGCATTTGCGTTGTCACCCAGATGGATTAATGTTTCCACGTCGTTATCCGTGTAGTCATAGATACCCAAATCCTTTTCCAGGA
The Saccharomyces mikatae IFO 1815 strain IFO1815 genome assembly, chromosome: 4 genome window above contains:
- the SNM1 gene encoding Snm1p (similar to Saccharomyces cerevisiae SNM1 (YDR478W); ancestral locus Anc_5.613); translated protein: MNKDQIEKYQERSLRKKYNMLHMLPTLSSKALSGLYYKNFHNSVKRYQITLPEQLRNGKFCSYCGSTYVPNFNATLQITIRAEQDALSKPGNKNMEAPKKCVTVDCLNCGKSTLFEWEPSMIDLAIEQDTTITTNSTTNRKVAPAVEMPRKGKVNSGKDRSKKRKLNSLTNLLSKRNQEKKMEKKKSSLLSLESFMKS
- the DIG2 gene encoding Dig2p (similar to Saccharomyces cerevisiae DIG2 (YDR480W) and DIG1 (YPL049C); ancestral locus Anc_8.499), producing the protein MNKQEEDRPQREQISTVQENDPGKLQQLGMLLVSPGLDEERLSEKMISKIKKSKDIERNQKLLISKLSQKEEDHTGKPPTITISSAEKTVPFKPPNHSLKRKRIPPALNFSDIQSPSQLHASKSAPPNITRFPRHKSNLRVRYMGRLAPSVQDYSSPITNSCMTATYPYPYTGLPSVPYYPYISTPTHSHPYEGYYSMYPNTLYNGTVTSADHQAKRKKATGRSAHLDDLTSRKRGFISRRHHSGDSITSKIDRDTECPVTRHSLSEDASLNDDADDYNDKERSIIGEISLYDDVFKFEVCNDKDDYMKACEKIWNEWHNLKR
- the PEX29 gene encoding Pex29p (similar to Saccharomyces cerevisiae PEX29 (YDR479C); ancestral locus Anc_5.614), with the protein product MDSVTNFFWNDTNNAGVATKSTLKGKKVHSGVEGKSQANKEGISNVTKTSDSMRGSVSSASGQNAGGGGFPSTSNIQKMMTDTLVEKIIKMALPPSSKTAVDTIHHRMVAGKERPKLSVQITSRNFIQMNSRLGVPFMIMDELIKILNWANPAYTVSIMFLYTFIVLKPFQMLSSIPIFYLLFGVMVPQYLYIHKPNPTPYLDNNQTPAQGPPLRRPEVPKPVPELSQEFVLNLTDLQNHMLLYVKFYDFTLLLLQKFAFFTNEAISSFYFIVLLIIATLNFLYMDKFIKLIPIKPVLILFGWCFIIASYPSNREYLLTKLNSEETRLKTLTITTNVETKILQHLKLIEAREHRLVVIFEIQKYLPENKEWRSVGFSGDDYSLFSNLRIYQRPIEENSVKSLEEIKPPKDWEWEASSHWVLDLDPKEWVEDEFIQYVEIDSETKWVYDLNLDGQRGSYRRRMWTNSCVRKKLDSSISANLGEEEVINPLREETYRQGVHGVTKGSMSGGLTHSSDDDHDDDENIANMDSADANISYPSIEELTDTLNTTI